One stretch of Chaetodon auriga isolate fChaAug3 chromosome 18, fChaAug3.hap1, whole genome shotgun sequence DNA includes these proteins:
- the LOC143336740 gene encoding uncharacterized protein LOC143336740, with translation MLLRVLFGGEQKYVRLSDLTFDAFIKEVCLKFNIAEGRQPDMKVLDQSDTEVDREVFEEIVKESPGTLRVMLINEELDASLSSSSSCSVTSDDTIILNFTMCDPPEEAAGAEGSEPEPKRPCHINNEAKALIEKILTTKPGSEHIMQEYAKTKSLRDATRRQMINILAAEMTQTHGTSPPKSVRVMYAQGIVALFPYLEDPFSQHGYEHYYDPESGSGYLAWRLKTIQRKAADERGPSVSKSPKSGGPGHGQPRPFTTDKVLSDEEVEAAIAVLKHSADEDTVREKMKATFSYRHSMVNDEKRTADVFSVFPRFLDTPGLVRHLH, from the exons ATGCTGCTGCGTGTTTTGTTTGGAGGGGAGCAGAAGTATGTTAGGCTGTCTGACCTAACATTCGATGCCTTCATAAAAGAAG TGTGCCTAAAATTTAACATAGCAGAAGGCAGACAGCCAGATATGAAGGTGCTAGACCAATCTGACACAGAAGTTGACAGAGAGGTCTTTGAAGAAATAGTGAAGGAGTCACCTGGAACCCTCCGAGTCATGTTGATCAATGAAGAACTTG ATGCTTctctatcatcatcatcatcatgctcaGTAACATCTGACGATACTATCATTCTGAACTTCACGATGTGTGACCCTCCTGAAGAAGCAGCTGGTGCCGAAGGAAGTGAACCTGAACCTAAAAGGCCATGCCACATAAACAATGAGGCAAAAGCG ttGATTGAAAAAATCCTTACAACAAAGCCTGGCAGTGAACACATCATGCAAGAGTATGCAAAAACTAAATCTCTGAGAGATGCCACCAGAAGACAGATGATAAACATACTTGCTGCTgagatgacacaaacacatgg GACATCCCCCCCTAAAAGTGTCAGAGTGATGTACGCACAGGGGATAGTTGCTCTGTTTCCATATCTGGAAGACCCATTTTCACAACATGGATAT GAACATTACTACGACCCAGAGAGTGGTTCAGGATACCTTGCATGGCGGTTGAAGACCATTCAAAGGAAAGCTGCAGACGAAAGAGGTCCCTCTGTCAGCAAATCTCCCAAAA GTGGTGGGCCAGGCCATGGTCAACCTAGACCCTTCACCACTGACAAAGTGTTATCTGATGAGGAGGTGGAAGCAGCTATTGCTGTTTTGAAAcactctgctgatgaagacactGTCCGTGAGAAGATGAAAGCTACCTTCAGTTATCGTCATTCAATGGTCAACGATGAAAAGAGAACAGCAGATGTGTTCTCAGTCTTCCCAAGATTTCTAGACACACCAGGACTGGTAAGACATCTTCATTAG